In Phycodurus eques isolate BA_2022a chromosome 23, UOR_Pequ_1.1, whole genome shotgun sequence, a genomic segment contains:
- the LOC133398031 gene encoding phosphatidylcholine:ceramide cholinephosphotransferase 2-like, translating into MAASGLIPEDDDDIRPHVEVSVTATAPSSLAHPNGSPSRPASPPPADAPDGRSKRSKMSGLLQQNQLVQTLSSGLKRHCDYVKISVPEEHADRLPREWWKTGVAFLYAVFNLIFTTVVITIVHERVPDKSVSPPLPDKFFDYVGRVPWAFTVTEVNGLILVVLWLVQWLLLKHKAIVGRRCFFLIGTLYMYRCITMYITTLPVPGRHMVCAPKLYDDSAGKIWRIVRLISGGGLSLTSSHMMCGDFLYSGHTVMLTLSYLFIKEYSPRWMCWYQWICWLLSASGVLCILVAHEHYSIDVLVGYFVTTRLFWWYHTMANTHALRRAPNNFLSRTWWNPVFNFLERNVQTTVPVVFSWPLALPSSCRQRYRIVEGGRDE; encoded by the exons ATGGCGGCTTCGGGTCTGATCCcggaagacgacgacgacatcCGCCCACACGTGGAAGTGAGCGTAACTGCAACCGCCCCCTCGTCGCTCGCTCACCCCAACGGCAGCCCCAGTCGCCCCGCGTCCCCGCCCCCTGCCGACGCCCCCGACGGGAGGAGCAAGCGCAGCAAAATGAGCGGTCTTCTCCAGCAGAACCAGCTGGTCCAAACCCTGAGCAGCGGCCTAAAACGCCACTGCGACTACGTCAAGatctcagtacctgaggagcaCGCCGACCGCCTCCCCAGGGAGTGGTGGAAGACGGGCGTGGCCTTCCTTTACGCTGTCTTCAACTTGATCTTTACCACCGTGGTCATCACCATCGTGCACGAGAGGGTGCCCGACAAGTCGGTGAGCCCGCCGCTGCCTGACAAGTTCTTCGACTATGTGGGCCGCGTTCCCTGGGCCTTCACCGTGACCGAGGTCAACGGGCTGATCCTGGTGGTGCTATGGCTTGTCCAGTGGCTCCTCCTCAAACACAA AGCCATCGTGGGGCGCCGCTGCTTCTTTCTTATCGGAACACTCTACATGTACCGCTGCATCACCATGTACATCACCACCCTGCCTGTGCCGGGCAGACACATGGTGTGCGCACCCaag CTGTACGATGACTCGGCAGGAAAGATCTGGAGGATTGTGCGGCTCATCTCTGGAGGag GTTTGTCTCTGACAAGCTCCCACATGATGTGCGGCGACTTCCTGTACAGCGGCCACACAGTTATGCTGACCCTGTCCTACCTCTTCATCAAAGAGT ATTCTCCTCGGTGGATGTGCTGGTACCAGTGGATCTGCTGGCTGCTCAGCGCCTCGGGCGTGCTCTGCATCCTGGTGGCACACGAGCACTACAGCATCGACGTCCTGGTGGGCTACTTCGTCACTACCAGGCTCTTCTGGTGGTACCACACCATGGCCAACACGCAC GCTCTACGTCGGGCGCCCAACAACTTCCTGTCGCGTACCTGGTGGAACCCAGTGTTCAACTTCCTGGAAAGAAACGTCCAGACCACCGTGCCCGTTGTCTTCTCGTGGCCGCTAGCGCTGCCGTCCTCGTGCCGACAACGGTACCGGATAGTCGAGGGGGGACGGGACGAGTAA
- the LOC133397966 gene encoding trichohyalin-like isoform X2: MPGKQGQQFKAGDLVFAKMKGFPYWPARICKSDEAQKKRVAVFFFGTHQIGHLTPKHIVPFAGNKMRYGSGVRFKGFTEGMWEIQNTPGVGKKSKFPAKSTLVKSTDASKTTAAAKSTPAKPSLPANSRGKCADTNATPVKASSEAKGPSMAARCAGSTLRLKPCVVKCVPAQTSHGSLSVANELPNAGQATSGFDSQAKSVQATKTLRRSSSRSSAQIQTEDNEIKMQTPQEASTPGGGDASQTSSSAPLVKRRRGRPSKASAEMKSDIPQAEEGQTVTSSAYVTASALRLKPCVVKCVPTKTPDSPTRDAKSDKLATASEPASKPDVLSVPSVPTPTGDLRTPQEASTPEDSVSAHTHTSMPVMAKRRRGRPRKDRGEKSEITVGMLKKTGDVPGPAATNTSPESHSAPGAPKTANQKARPSPAQRPRRHVEQQAAAMTEESTASRRGKRKEGETEETEQKGGEEGKVEVLTESTPSRGGKRKEKEKTKQEGKMAMTTEESTPRRGGKTKTKGEKEETKLEGSEEGKSKGTTDSTPSKGKTKRKEGEKEETKQEGGEEGKMEESIPSRGGKMKRKEVEKEEIKLKGSVEGKMDVPSRGGTRKRKEWETTIPSRGEKTKQAGGEDEKTEVTTQESTPIQGRKSKRREGEKEKTKQRGDEEGKTEVMTEESTPSRGEKMKTKEGGKEETKLEECEEGKTEVTTESTSHGGGKTKGKESEKEETEQAGGKEGKTEVATQESTSIQASKSKRKEGEKEKTKQKGDEKGKTEVMTEESTPSRGEMKTKEGEKEETKLGECEEGKTEVTTKESTSSGGGKTKGKESEKEETEQAGGEEGKMEELPLSRGEKMKRKEVEMEETKLEGIEEAKTEVTTTEPTPSRGGKRRRKEGEKEETKQEGDEEGKMESTPSQGEKMKTKERKEGMMEMAAEEPIPSRGGKRKRKEGGKEETKRVGGKERKTEVLKPRWTAKEERMKATRGDAQRDGDSSKKRGRMESPKKETMKRKKEGEKGKEATEERREKKRSRKEKGTREGGRTAKEAKDGVRTKERRRRLAAKKESVLKSLRGLLKATRGGKRRETATKSIMKSAVRAKAKRTRAHKMLKESNIAKKNMHVTDMKDWEENLSTATTVNQSDGKVKERPEAGLEELQKKDSRKLIGKIVKATTKVQVKTMMGGATLPPTLPPPQEEEEEEEEKKRATTTTSIERTVDRGSEEERKPERVLTDDEKAATKRRNETRKEKDAAKAGKTATGEKRDKNEPQKESGAPAKQQSGGRSRKATAPAAEDEQACVWRAAGEENNQQQHKNNLNLTLTDSTLHRIHGDIRISLKSDNPDVAKCLAALDQLSGIYVTLQHVQRHSELISTLRKMRFYRANQDIMDKAAMLYNRFKNAFLLGEGEEVVSAAFLRSLLEEKEREEAERCKKAEKAAGGEEDEVGRQDTPSVD, translated from the exons ATGCCGGGCAAGCAGGGTCAGCAGTTCAAAGCAGGGGACCTTGTGTTCGCCAAAATGAAGGGCTTCCCTTACTGGCCGGCCAGG ATCTGTAAATCGGATGAGGCACAAAAGAAGCGAGTTGCCGTCTTCTTTTTCGGGACCCATCAGAT AGGTCACCTCACACCGAAACACATCGTCCCGTTCGCTGGCAACAAGATGAGGTACGGCAGTGGCGTACGCTTCAAAGGCTTCACCGAAGGCATGTGGGAGATCCAGAACACGCCTGGAGTCGGGAAGAAATCCAAA TTTCCAGCCAAAAGTACACTTGTGAAATCAACCGACGCTTCTAAAACAACCGCCGCAGCCAAAAGCACACCCGCAAAGCCATCGTTGCCTGCAAACTCAAGAGGCAAATGCGCAGACACAAACGCCACGCCTGTCAAAGCATCTTCAGAGGCTAAAGGTCCGTCTATGGCAGCAAGGTGCGCTGGCAGCACGCTGCGCCTGAAGCCGTGTGTGGTCAAATGCGTCCCAGCTCAGACCTCGCACGGTTCGCTTAGTGTTGCGAACGAGTTGCCGAACGCCGGCCAGGCAACAAGCGGATTTGACAGTCAGGCCAAAAGTGTGCAGGCGACAAAAACTCTGAGAAGATCTTCATCCAGGTCATCTGCTCAAATACAAACGGAGGACAATGAGATAAAAATGCAGACCCCGCAGGAAGCCTCCACGCCCGGAGGTGGCGACGCGTCACAGACGTCAAGTTCAGCGCCTTTGGTGAAGCGGAGACGAGGGCGGCCGAGTAAAGCCTCGGCAGAAATGAAGAGCGACATACCACAG GCTGAAGAAGGCCAGACGGTAACAAGCAGCGCATATGTGACGGCAAGCGCGCTGCGGCTGAAGCCCTGCGTGGTCAAATGCGTCCCCACGAAGACCCCCGACAGTCCCACTCGCGACGCAAAGTCCGACAAGTTGGCGACCGCGAGCGAGCCAGCGAGCAAGCCGGACGTTCTGTCCGTGCCGTCTGTGCCGACGCCAACGGGTGACCTCCGAACTCCGCAGGAAGCTTCCACGCCAGAAGATAGCgtctctgcacacacacacacgtcgatGCCTGTGATGGCGAAGAGACGACGAGGGCGGCCAAGGAAAGACCGCGGAGAGAAGAGCGAG ATCACAGTTGGAATGCTAAAGAAGACAGGCGACGTCCCAGGTCCCGCTGCCACAAACACATCGCCCGAATCCCACAGTGCACCCGGTGCTCCCAAAACAGCTAATCAGAAGGCCCGACCTTCTCCTGCACAAAGGCCCAGAAGACACGTGGAGCAGCAGGCAGCGGCCATGACGGAGGAGTCAACAGCTAGCAGAAGAGGGAAAAGAAAGGAAGGAGAAACGGAGGAGACCGAGCAGAAGGGAGGCGAAGAAGGAAAGGTAGAGGTGCTGACTGAGTCGACACCGAGCCGAGGAGGGAAGAGGAAGGAAAAGGAGAAGACTAAGCAGGAAGGAAAGATGGCAATGACGACAGAAGAGTCAACACCTCGTCGAGGAgggaagacaaagacaaaaggagaaaaggaggaGACCAAGCTGGAAGGAAGTGAGGAAGGAAAGAGTAAGGGAACGACAGATTCAACACCTAGCAAAGGCAAGACAAAGAGAAAAGAAGGCGAAAAGGAAGAGACCAAGCAGGAAGGAGGTGAGGAAGGAAAGATGGAAGAGTCAATACCAAGCCGAGGAGGgaaaatgaagagaaaagaAGTGGAAAAGGAGGAGATCAAACTGAAAGGAAGTGTGGAAGGAAAGATGGATGTGCCTAGCCGAGGAGGGACGAGGAAGCGAAAAGAATGGGAAACGACAATACCGAGCAGAGGAGAGAAGACCAAGCAGGCAGGAGGCGAGGACGAAAAGACTGAGGTGACGACGCAGGAGTCAACTCCTATCCAAGGGAGGAAGAGCAAGAGAAGGGAAGGAGAAAAAGAGAAGACCAAGCAAAGGGGAGATGAGGAAGGAAAGACAGAGGTGATGACGGAGGAGTCGACACCTAGCCGAGGAGAGAAGATGAAGACAAAAGAAGGGGGAAAGGAGGAGACTAAGCTGGAAGAATGTGAGGAAGGAAAGACGGAGGTAACAACAGAGTCAACATCTCACGGAGGAGGCAAGACAAAGGGAAAAGAAAGCGAAAAGGAAGAGACCGAGCAGGCGGGAGGCAAGGAAGGAAAGACTGAGGTGGCGACGCAAGAGTCAACTTCTATCCAAGCAAGCAAGAGCAAGCGAAAGGAAGGGGAAAAAGAGAAGACCAAGCAGAAGGGAGATGAGAAAGGAAAGACAGAGGTGATGACAGAGGAGTCGACACCTAGCCGAGGAGAGATGAAGACAAAAGAAGGGGAAAAGGAGGAGACGAAGCTGGGAGAATGTGAGGAAGGAAAGACTGAGGTAACGACGAAGGAGTCGACATCTAGCGGAGGAGGCAAGACAAAGGGAAAAGAAAGCGAAAAGGAAGAGACCGAGCAGGCAGGAGGCGAGGAAGGAAAGATGGAGGAGTTACCACTTAGCCGAGGAGAgaaaatgaagagaaaagaAGTGGAAATGGAGGAGACCAAGCTGGAAGGAATTGAAGAAGCAAAGACTGAGGTAACGACGACGGAACCAACACCAAGCAGAGGAGGGAAGAGAAGGAGAAAAGAAGGGGAAAAGGAAGAGACCAAGCAGGAAGGAGATGAGGAAGGAAAGATGGAGTCAACACCTAGCCAAGGAgagaaaatgaagacaaaagaaaggaaggaaggaatgatGGAGATGGCGGCGGAGGAGCCAATTCCTAGCCGAGGAGGGAAGAGGAAGCGTAAGGAAGGGGGAAAGGAGGAGACCAAGCGGGTAGGAGGCAAGGAAAGAAAGACTGAGGTACTGAAACCAAGGTGGACGGCCAAGGAGGAAAGAATGAAGGCGACGAGAGGGGACGCTCAACGAGATGGCGACAGCAGCAAGAAGAGGGGGAGGATGGAGAGCCCAAAAAAGGAGACGATGAAAAGGAAGAAGGAGGGCGAAAAGGGAAAAGAGGCGACggaggagagaagagagaaaaagaggtCAAGGAAAGAGAAGGGcacaagggagggagggaggacgGCCAAGGAGGCGAAAGATGGCGTCCGAACCAAGGAA CGGCGGCGCCGGCTGGCGGCCAAGAAGGAGAGCGTCCTGAAATCGCTGAGAGGTCTGCTGAAGGCCACGAGAGGCGGCAAGCGGAGGGAAACGGCGACCAAGAGCATCAT GAAGTCTGCCGTCAGGGCCAAGGCGAAGAGGACCAGGGCCCACAAGATGCTCAAAGAATCCAACATTGCAAAGAAAAATATGCACGTGACGGACATGAAAGACTGGGAAGAAAATCTATCAACTGCCACGACAGTCAACCAAAGTGACGGCAAAGTCAAAGAGAGGCCGGAAGCTGGGCTGGAGGAGCTTCAGAAGAAAGACTCGAGGAAGTTGATCGGCAAAATCGTGAAAGCAACCACCAAGGTTCAGGTGAAGACCATGATGGGCGGAGCCACGCTTCCGCCGACACTGCCGCCGccccaggaggaggaggaggaggaggaggagaagaagagggCGACTACGACGACGAGCATCGAGAGGACGGTGGACAGAGGCTCCGAGGAGGAGAGGAAGCCCGAAAGAGTGTTGACGGACGACGAGAAAGCCGCAACGAAGCGCCGCAACGAAACGCGGAAGGAGAAGGACGCCGCGAAGGCAGGCAAGACTGCGACCGGCGAGAAGCGGGACAAAAACGAACCGCAGAAGGAGAGCGGCGCGCCGGCGAAGCAGCAAAGCGGCGGGAGGAGTCGTAAAGCGACCGCGCCCGCTGCGGAAGACGAGCAAGCTTGCGTCTGGAGAGCAGCGGGCGAGGAGAACAACCAGCAGCAGCACAAGAATAATTTGAACCTGACGCTGACCGATTCAACCCTGCACAGAATCCACGGGGACATCCGCATCTCGCTCAAGAGCGACAACCCG GACGTTGCCAAGTGCCTGGCGGCGTTGGATCAGCTCAGCGGCATCTACGTGACGTTGCAGCACGTCCAAAGGCACAGCGAGCTCATCTCCACTCTGAGGAAG ATGCGCTTCTACCGAGCCAACCAGGACATCATGGACAAGGCGGCCATGCTGTACAACCGCTTCAAAAACGCCTTCCTCCTCGGCGAGGGCGAAGAGGTGGTGAGCGCCGCCTTCCTGCGCTCGCTGCTTGAGGAAAAGGAGCGTGAGGAGGCGGAGCGCTGCAAGAAGGCCGAGAAGGCGGCGGGAGGCGAGGAGGACGAGGTCGGCAGACAGGACACGCCTTCAG TGGACTAG
- the LOC133397966 gene encoding trichohyalin-like isoform X1, giving the protein MPGKQGQQFKAGDLVFAKMKGFPYWPARICKSDEAQKKRVAVFFFGTHQIGHLTPKHIVPFAGNKMRYGSGVRFKGFTEGMWEIQNTPGVGKKSKFPAKSTLVKSTDASKTTAAAKSTPAKPSLPANSRGKCADTNATPVKASSEAKGPSMAARCAGSTLRLKPCVVKCVPAQTSHGSLSVANELPNAGQATSGFDSQAKSVQATKTLRRSSSRSSAQIQTEDNEIKMQTPQEASTPGGGDASQTSSSAPLVKRRRGRPSKASAEMKSDIPQAEEGQTVTSSAYVTASALRLKPCVVKCVPTKTPDSPTRDAKSDKLATASEPASKPDVLSVPSVPTPTGDLRTPQEASTPEDSVSAHTHTSMPVMAKRRRGRPRKDRGEKSEITVGMLKKTGDVPGPAATNTSPESHSAPGAPKTANQKARPSPAQRPRRHVEQQAAAMTEESTASRRGKRKEGETEETEQKGGEEGKVEVLTESTPSRGGKRKEKEKTKQEGKMAMTTEESTPRRGGKTKTKGEKEETKLEGSEEGKSKGTTDSTPSKGKTKRKEGEKEETKQEGGEEGKMEESIPSRGGKMKRKEVEKEEIKLKGSVEGKMDVPSRGGTRKRKEWETTIPSRGEKTKQAGGEDEKTEVTTQESTPIQGRKSKRREGEKEKTKQRGDEEGKTEVMTEESTPSRGEKMKTKEGGKEETKLEECEEGKTEVTTESTSHGGGKTKGKESEKEETEQAGGKEGKTEVATQESTSIQASKSKRKEGEKEKTKQKGDEKGKTEVMTEESTPSRGEMKTKEGEKEETKLGECEEGKTEVTTKESTSSGGGKTKGKESEKEETEQAGGEEGKMEELPLSRGEKMKRKEVEMEETKLEGIEEAKTEVTTTEPTPSRGGKRRRKEGEKEETKQEGDEEGKMESTPSQGEKMKTKERKEGMMEMAAEEPIPSRGGKRKRKEGGKEETKRVGGKERKTEVLKPRWTAKEERMKATRGDAQRDGDSSKKRGRMESPKKETMKRKKEGEKGKEATEERREKKRSRKEKGTREGGRTAKEAKDGVRTKEVSDVEEERRRRLAAKKESVLKSLRGLLKATRGGKRRETATKSIMKSAVRAKAKRTRAHKMLKESNIAKKNMHVTDMKDWEENLSTATTVNQSDGKVKERPEAGLEELQKKDSRKLIGKIVKATTKVQVKTMMGGATLPPTLPPPQEEEEEEEEKKRATTTTSIERTVDRGSEEERKPERVLTDDEKAATKRRNETRKEKDAAKAGKTATGEKRDKNEPQKESGAPAKQQSGGRSRKATAPAAEDEQACVWRAAGEENNQQQHKNNLNLTLTDSTLHRIHGDIRISLKSDNPDVAKCLAALDQLSGIYVTLQHVQRHSELISTLRKMRFYRANQDIMDKAAMLYNRFKNAFLLGEGEEVVSAAFLRSLLEEKEREEAERCKKAEKAAGGEEDEVGRQDTPSVD; this is encoded by the exons ATGCCGGGCAAGCAGGGTCAGCAGTTCAAAGCAGGGGACCTTGTGTTCGCCAAAATGAAGGGCTTCCCTTACTGGCCGGCCAGG ATCTGTAAATCGGATGAGGCACAAAAGAAGCGAGTTGCCGTCTTCTTTTTCGGGACCCATCAGAT AGGTCACCTCACACCGAAACACATCGTCCCGTTCGCTGGCAACAAGATGAGGTACGGCAGTGGCGTACGCTTCAAAGGCTTCACCGAAGGCATGTGGGAGATCCAGAACACGCCTGGAGTCGGGAAGAAATCCAAA TTTCCAGCCAAAAGTACACTTGTGAAATCAACCGACGCTTCTAAAACAACCGCCGCAGCCAAAAGCACACCCGCAAAGCCATCGTTGCCTGCAAACTCAAGAGGCAAATGCGCAGACACAAACGCCACGCCTGTCAAAGCATCTTCAGAGGCTAAAGGTCCGTCTATGGCAGCAAGGTGCGCTGGCAGCACGCTGCGCCTGAAGCCGTGTGTGGTCAAATGCGTCCCAGCTCAGACCTCGCACGGTTCGCTTAGTGTTGCGAACGAGTTGCCGAACGCCGGCCAGGCAACAAGCGGATTTGACAGTCAGGCCAAAAGTGTGCAGGCGACAAAAACTCTGAGAAGATCTTCATCCAGGTCATCTGCTCAAATACAAACGGAGGACAATGAGATAAAAATGCAGACCCCGCAGGAAGCCTCCACGCCCGGAGGTGGCGACGCGTCACAGACGTCAAGTTCAGCGCCTTTGGTGAAGCGGAGACGAGGGCGGCCGAGTAAAGCCTCGGCAGAAATGAAGAGCGACATACCACAG GCTGAAGAAGGCCAGACGGTAACAAGCAGCGCATATGTGACGGCAAGCGCGCTGCGGCTGAAGCCCTGCGTGGTCAAATGCGTCCCCACGAAGACCCCCGACAGTCCCACTCGCGACGCAAAGTCCGACAAGTTGGCGACCGCGAGCGAGCCAGCGAGCAAGCCGGACGTTCTGTCCGTGCCGTCTGTGCCGACGCCAACGGGTGACCTCCGAACTCCGCAGGAAGCTTCCACGCCAGAAGATAGCgtctctgcacacacacacacgtcgatGCCTGTGATGGCGAAGAGACGACGAGGGCGGCCAAGGAAAGACCGCGGAGAGAAGAGCGAG ATCACAGTTGGAATGCTAAAGAAGACAGGCGACGTCCCAGGTCCCGCTGCCACAAACACATCGCCCGAATCCCACAGTGCACCCGGTGCTCCCAAAACAGCTAATCAGAAGGCCCGACCTTCTCCTGCACAAAGGCCCAGAAGACACGTGGAGCAGCAGGCAGCGGCCATGACGGAGGAGTCAACAGCTAGCAGAAGAGGGAAAAGAAAGGAAGGAGAAACGGAGGAGACCGAGCAGAAGGGAGGCGAAGAAGGAAAGGTAGAGGTGCTGACTGAGTCGACACCGAGCCGAGGAGGGAAGAGGAAGGAAAAGGAGAAGACTAAGCAGGAAGGAAAGATGGCAATGACGACAGAAGAGTCAACACCTCGTCGAGGAgggaagacaaagacaaaaggagaaaaggaggaGACCAAGCTGGAAGGAAGTGAGGAAGGAAAGAGTAAGGGAACGACAGATTCAACACCTAGCAAAGGCAAGACAAAGAGAAAAGAAGGCGAAAAGGAAGAGACCAAGCAGGAAGGAGGTGAGGAAGGAAAGATGGAAGAGTCAATACCAAGCCGAGGAGGgaaaatgaagagaaaagaAGTGGAAAAGGAGGAGATCAAACTGAAAGGAAGTGTGGAAGGAAAGATGGATGTGCCTAGCCGAGGAGGGACGAGGAAGCGAAAAGAATGGGAAACGACAATACCGAGCAGAGGAGAGAAGACCAAGCAGGCAGGAGGCGAGGACGAAAAGACTGAGGTGACGACGCAGGAGTCAACTCCTATCCAAGGGAGGAAGAGCAAGAGAAGGGAAGGAGAAAAAGAGAAGACCAAGCAAAGGGGAGATGAGGAAGGAAAGACAGAGGTGATGACGGAGGAGTCGACACCTAGCCGAGGAGAGAAGATGAAGACAAAAGAAGGGGGAAAGGAGGAGACTAAGCTGGAAGAATGTGAGGAAGGAAAGACGGAGGTAACAACAGAGTCAACATCTCACGGAGGAGGCAAGACAAAGGGAAAAGAAAGCGAAAAGGAAGAGACCGAGCAGGCGGGAGGCAAGGAAGGAAAGACTGAGGTGGCGACGCAAGAGTCAACTTCTATCCAAGCAAGCAAGAGCAAGCGAAAGGAAGGGGAAAAAGAGAAGACCAAGCAGAAGGGAGATGAGAAAGGAAAGACAGAGGTGATGACAGAGGAGTCGACACCTAGCCGAGGAGAGATGAAGACAAAAGAAGGGGAAAAGGAGGAGACGAAGCTGGGAGAATGTGAGGAAGGAAAGACTGAGGTAACGACGAAGGAGTCGACATCTAGCGGAGGAGGCAAGACAAAGGGAAAAGAAAGCGAAAAGGAAGAGACCGAGCAGGCAGGAGGCGAGGAAGGAAAGATGGAGGAGTTACCACTTAGCCGAGGAGAgaaaatgaagagaaaagaAGTGGAAATGGAGGAGACCAAGCTGGAAGGAATTGAAGAAGCAAAGACTGAGGTAACGACGACGGAACCAACACCAAGCAGAGGAGGGAAGAGAAGGAGAAAAGAAGGGGAAAAGGAAGAGACCAAGCAGGAAGGAGATGAGGAAGGAAAGATGGAGTCAACACCTAGCCAAGGAgagaaaatgaagacaaaagaaaggaaggaaggaatgatGGAGATGGCGGCGGAGGAGCCAATTCCTAGCCGAGGAGGGAAGAGGAAGCGTAAGGAAGGGGGAAAGGAGGAGACCAAGCGGGTAGGAGGCAAGGAAAGAAAGACTGAGGTACTGAAACCAAGGTGGACGGCCAAGGAGGAAAGAATGAAGGCGACGAGAGGGGACGCTCAACGAGATGGCGACAGCAGCAAGAAGAGGGGGAGGATGGAGAGCCCAAAAAAGGAGACGATGAAAAGGAAGAAGGAGGGCGAAAAGGGAAAAGAGGCGACggaggagagaagagagaaaaagaggtCAAGGAAAGAGAAGGGcacaagggagggagggaggacgGCCAAGGAGGCGAAAGATGGCGTCCGAACCAAGGAAGTGAGTGATGTGGAAGAGGAG CGGCGGCGCCGGCTGGCGGCCAAGAAGGAGAGCGTCCTGAAATCGCTGAGAGGTCTGCTGAAGGCCACGAGAGGCGGCAAGCGGAGGGAAACGGCGACCAAGAGCATCAT GAAGTCTGCCGTCAGGGCCAAGGCGAAGAGGACCAGGGCCCACAAGATGCTCAAAGAATCCAACATTGCAAAGAAAAATATGCACGTGACGGACATGAAAGACTGGGAAGAAAATCTATCAACTGCCACGACAGTCAACCAAAGTGACGGCAAAGTCAAAGAGAGGCCGGAAGCTGGGCTGGAGGAGCTTCAGAAGAAAGACTCGAGGAAGTTGATCGGCAAAATCGTGAAAGCAACCACCAAGGTTCAGGTGAAGACCATGATGGGCGGAGCCACGCTTCCGCCGACACTGCCGCCGccccaggaggaggaggaggaggaggaggagaagaagagggCGACTACGACGACGAGCATCGAGAGGACGGTGGACAGAGGCTCCGAGGAGGAGAGGAAGCCCGAAAGAGTGTTGACGGACGACGAGAAAGCCGCAACGAAGCGCCGCAACGAAACGCGGAAGGAGAAGGACGCCGCGAAGGCAGGCAAGACTGCGACCGGCGAGAAGCGGGACAAAAACGAACCGCAGAAGGAGAGCGGCGCGCCGGCGAAGCAGCAAAGCGGCGGGAGGAGTCGTAAAGCGACCGCGCCCGCTGCGGAAGACGAGCAAGCTTGCGTCTGGAGAGCAGCGGGCGAGGAGAACAACCAGCAGCAGCACAAGAATAATTTGAACCTGACGCTGACCGATTCAACCCTGCACAGAATCCACGGGGACATCCGCATCTCGCTCAAGAGCGACAACCCG GACGTTGCCAAGTGCCTGGCGGCGTTGGATCAGCTCAGCGGCATCTACGTGACGTTGCAGCACGTCCAAAGGCACAGCGAGCTCATCTCCACTCTGAGGAAG ATGCGCTTCTACCGAGCCAACCAGGACATCATGGACAAGGCGGCCATGCTGTACAACCGCTTCAAAAACGCCTTCCTCCTCGGCGAGGGCGAAGAGGTGGTGAGCGCCGCCTTCCTGCGCTCGCTGCTTGAGGAAAAGGAGCGTGAGGAGGCGGAGCGCTGCAAGAAGGCCGAGAAGGCGGCGGGAGGCGAGGAGGACGAGGTCGGCAGACAGGACACGCCTTCAG TGGACTAG